The following coding sequences lie in one Methylotenera versatilis 301 genomic window:
- the ispC gene encoding 1-deoxy-D-xylulose-5-phosphate reductoisomerase: MQNVTILGATGTIGLQTLDVISQHPDRFNVFALAANSNVKSMLDLCSTYAPEYAVMLQETAAIELTAELKSIGSKTIVKHGEVALNDISAHDQVDIVMAAIVGAAGLHPAMAAAKAGKRILLANKETLVMAGNLFMQAVIDGGASLLPIDSEHNAIFQVMPQQRTKNLSNATLSSLGVKRVLLTASGGPFRNASLQELKIVTRAQALNHPNWVMGPKITVDSATMMNKGLEVIEAHWLFNASPNQIDVVVHPQSVIHSMVEYIDGSVLAQLGNPDMRTPIAYGLGYPDRLASGVSSLDLLTTARLDFCAPDLIRFPCLRIAYEALNMGGTAPAILNAANEIAVEAFLAEKIGFMDIPNTIEAVLATANIEQVESIEQLVAIDAHARLMARKQISAL, encoded by the coding sequence ATGCAGAATGTAACGATACTTGGCGCGACTGGCACCATTGGTCTGCAAACCTTAGATGTTATATCCCAACATCCGGATCGCTTTAACGTATTCGCTTTAGCTGCTAATAGCAACGTCAAATCCATGTTAGATCTTTGTAGCACCTATGCACCAGAATATGCTGTGATGCTTCAAGAAACTGCTGCAATAGAGTTAACTGCTGAACTAAAGAGCATAGGCTCAAAAACTATCGTTAAGCATGGTGAAGTCGCACTGAATGACATCTCTGCGCATGATCAAGTTGATATTGTCATGGCAGCGATTGTTGGTGCTGCAGGCTTACATCCGGCTATGGCAGCTGCAAAAGCCGGTAAGCGTATTTTACTTGCCAATAAAGAAACCTTAGTCATGGCTGGTAATCTGTTTATGCAGGCAGTGATAGATGGTGGTGCTAGTTTGCTACCTATTGATAGCGAACATAACGCTATATTTCAGGTGATGCCACAACAGCGTACAAAAAATCTGTCAAACGCAACATTAAGCAGCTTAGGCGTAAAGCGTGTGCTGCTAACCGCGTCAGGCGGACCTTTCCGCAATGCCAGCTTGCAAGAACTTAAAATCGTTACACGTGCGCAAGCTTTAAATCACCCAAACTGGGTGATGGGACCTAAAATCACTGTAGATTCAGCCACCATGATGAACAAGGGTTTAGAGGTGATTGAAGCACATTGGTTATTCAATGCGTCACCAAATCAAATCGATGTAGTGGTGCACCCACAAAGCGTTATCCACTCTATGGTAGAGTACATTGATGGTAGTGTTTTGGCACAGCTTGGTAATCCTGATATGCGCACACCTATTGCTTATGGTTTGGGTTATCCAGACAGGCTCGCTAGCGGTGTGAGCAGTTTAGATTTGCTAACAACCGCTAGGTTAGACTTTTGTGCCCCAGATTTGATACGATTTCCATGTCTACGTATCGCCTATGAGGCTTTGAATATGGGAGGCACAGCACCTGCTATTTTGAATGCTGCCAATGAAATTGCTGTAGAGGCATTTTTAGCTGAAAAAATTGGCTTTATGGATATTCCAAATACCATTGAAGCTGTTTTAGCGACCGCTAACATTGAGCAAGTAGAATCTATAGAGCAGTTGGTGGCCATAGATGCGCATGCGAGATTGATGGCTAGAAAGCAAATCTCTGCATTATGA